From Anopheles coluzzii chromosome 3, AcolN3, whole genome shotgun sequence, the proteins below share one genomic window:
- the LOC120958932 gene encoding odorant receptor 30a-like isoform X1 yields MATIESFRKLLKYLIVYSKVPGVEMWTAPGKFKPASYYVSFHIIVYFVSTVWTLKKYSDDPIHMMKVLITLGTAVQLYIKFFVGHSKSKEVIVFSNKIEQEVFEQNKNRTAGETVLLKQTGYILWFFFRFVTALATIVVLAFGLYPLFAYNVNGVVMPLFLYELPFYDWSTTIGYVVNMMFQVNLLVIGTIGAMLFDFLYFMYAMYTMVKADIFIIHLGELEKMLNDPLTMKKNQSSVREKWVQCMFEHQQTTNFLNSIEDIFGLMCLAQVSMGVFTICDAMLLVALTDWYPTYSFLLVMFIELSLYFLIGHLIEQKIDAMYNKIISMPWFKLPVKEQKEFRFLMSRQQCPMMLTAYGFHPMNFEAYMSVLKRLYQFFVMVMQYVG; encoded by the exons ATGGCAACCATCGAGAGCTTTCGTaaattgttgaaatatttGATAGTGTACTCGAAAGTGCCCGGGGTTGAAATGTGGACTGCGCCGGGAAAGTTCAAGCCAGCCTCGTattatgtttcatttcataTAATAGTATATTTTGTCAGCACTGTTTGGACACTGAAAAAGTACAGTGATGATCCAATTCATATGATGAAAGTCCTTATAACGCTGGGAACTGCTGTACAG CTCTACATCAAGTTCTTTGTGGGACATTCAAAATCAAAGGAAGTGATTGTTTTCTCTAACAAAATCGAGCAGGAAGTGtttgagcaaaataaaaatagaactGCTGGAGAAACTGTTCTGTTGAAACAAACTGGTTATattctttggtttttttttcgttttgttacCGCATTAGCTACTATTGTTGTACTAGCATTTGGGCTGTATCCATTGTTCGCGTATAATGTAAATGGAGTAGTGATGCCTTTGTTCCTGTACGAGCTACCATTTTACGATTGGAGCACTACTATTGGATATGTTGTGAACATGATGTTTCAAGTAAACCTGCTGGTGATCGGTACGATAGGAGCCATGCTGTTCGACTTCTTGTACTTTATGTACGCGATGTATACAATGGTAAAGGCGGATATTTTTATAATACATCTTGGTGAGCTAGAGAAAATGCTAAATGATCCGCTGACAATGAAGAAAAACCAATCCAGTGTACGGGAAAAATGGGTGCAGTGCATGTTTGAACATCAGCAGACTACCAA CTTCCTGAATTCCATCGAAGACATTTTCGGGCTCATGTGTCTAGCTCAAGTCTCCATGGGAGTATTTACGATATGCGATGCAATGCTACTGGTAGCATTG ACGGATTGGTATCCTACATACTCGTTCTTATTGGTTATGTTTATCGAACTGTCATTATATTTTTTGATAGGACACTTGATCGAACAAAAG ATTGACGCAATGTACAACAAGATCATCTCAATGCCTTGGTTTAAGCTCCCTGTGAAGGAACAGAAAGAATTTAGATTTCTGATGAGCAGACAGCAATGCCCGATGATGTTGACTGCGTATGGCTTTCATCCCATGAATTTCGAGGCGTACATGAGT GTGTTGAAGCGTCTGTACCAGTTTTTCGTCATGGTCATGCAGTATGTTGGCTGA
- the LOC120958932 gene encoding odorant receptor 30a-like isoform X2, with amino-acid sequence MATIESFRKLLKYLIVYSKVPGVEMWTAPGKFKPASYYVSFHIIVYFVSTVWTLKKYSDDPIHMMKVLITLGTAVQLYIKFFVGHSKSKEVIVFSNKIEQEVFEQNKNRTAGETVLLKQTGYILWFFFRFVTALATIVVLAFGLYPLFAYNVNGVVMPLFLYELPFYDWSTTIGYVVNMMFQVNLLVIGTIGAMLFDFLYFMYAMYTMVKADIFIIHLGELEKMLNDPLTMKKNQSSVREKWVQCMFEHQQTTNFLNSIEDIFGLMCLAQVSMGVFTICDAMLLVALTDWYPTYSFLLVMFIELSLYFLIGHLIEQKIDAMYNKIISMPWFKLPVKEQKEFRFLMSRQQCPMMLTAYGFHPMNFEAYMSVLKRLYQFFVMVMQYVG; translated from the exons ATGGCAACCATCGAGAGCTTTCGTaaattgttgaaatatttGATAGTGTACTCGAAAGTGCCCGGGGTTGAAATGTGGACTGCGCCGGGAAAGTTCAAGCCAGCCTCGTattatgtttcatttcataTAATAGTATATTTTGTCAGCACTGTTTGGACACTGAAAAAGTACAGTGATGATCCAATTCATATGATGAAAGTCCTTATAACGCTGGGAACTGCTGTACAG CTCTACATCAAGTTCTTTGTGGGACATTCAAAATCAAAGGAAGTGATTGTTTTCTCTAACAAAATCGAGCAGGAAGTGtttgagcaaaataaaaatagaactGCTGGAGAAACTGTTCTGTTGAAACAAACTGGTTATattctttggtttttttttcgttttgttacCGCATTAGCTACTATTGTTGTACTAGCATTTGGGCTGTATCCATTGTTCGCGTATAATGTAAATGGAGTAGTGATGCCTTTGTTCCTGTACGAGCTACCATTTTACGATTGGAGCACTACTATTGGATATGTTGTGAACATGATGTTTCAAGTAAACCTGCTGGTGATCGGTACGATAGGAGCCATGCTGTTCGACTTCTTGTACTTTATGTACGCGATGTATACAATGGTAAAGGCGGATATTTTTATAATACATCTTGGTGAGCTAGAGAAAATGCTAAATGATCCGCTGACAATGAAGAAAAACCAATCCAGTGTACGGGAAAAATGGGTGCAGTGCATGTTTGAACATCAGCAGACTACCAA CTTCCTGAATTCCATCGAAGACATTTTCGGGCTCATGTGTCTAGCTCAAGTCTCCATGGGAGTATTTACGATATGCGATGCAATGCTACTGGTAGCATTG ACGGATTGGTATCCTACATACTCGTTCTTATTGGTTATGTTTATCGAACTGTCATTATATTTTTTGATAGGACACTTGATCGAACAAAAG ATTGACGCAATGTACAACAAGATCATCTCAATGCCTTGGTTTAAGCTCCCTGTGAAGGAACAGAAAGAATTTAGATTTCTGATGAGCAGACAGCAATGCCCGATGATGTTGACTGCGTATGGCTTTCATCCCATGAATTTCGAGGCGTACATGAGT